Proteins co-encoded in one Zygotorulaspora mrakii chromosome 5, complete sequence genomic window:
- the TGL3 gene encoding bifunctional triglyceride lipase/lysophosphatidylethanolamine acyltransferase (similar to Saccharomyces cerevisiae TGL3 (YMR313C); ancestral locus Anc_5.2), with translation MTVSAGSHSCSCSGGSVGLTKRCGHTKEQKDVTDGCTIHSEVSPREGARGSKSALTATSMFQNCILSIFYATLDHIPAVVWQVLHLISDIYLFWVYKLLNYLRPNSRVLYHEASKDLAHCTTYAEWHTKAATVDEITGANLWRRNFFSGRYDFNSVLEQHAYLLAALESNNIEAIKDKFSTTGPSMLRNFAGIVDRRLFTKSLIGTKVLIEQYLERVIDGLDLLDAAGTPTTFFQRCKLSLGTTALILQGGSLFGMFHLGVIKGLLDQNLIPNVVSGNSMGACIASLFASMSNQDLAGLLSGENIINMIKMDVELLRSCGYGNVDQHLNLGSLIQNLIHHGYSQDIYLFIQFVLKYIVKDLTFEEVFQKTGKVLSIVIHPTDKSCPNLLNYVTSPNVLISSAIHCSLGSGVISTDTKLLCRNLDNEIVSFLSAEKTEVTKFLAPENASVLNEGESPYTRLTELFNVNNFIVSLARPYLAPLVVNDLKHEIKTSRYYYYKHYPTSPGAVDLSDLGFPQINFTEMEPLAYKFKYHLERKLKNIATMEFRHRMEVMDNLGLLSSWIKRLTIDEKTPRSATEITIVPSMRSLSLTRIIEGQLGNIPYGITCGEQCTWPVLSLIRTRTSVEFKLDQIIRDRKIN, from the coding sequence ATGACCGTTTCTGCTGGTTCCCattcttgttcttgttctgGCGGCTCGGTGGGTCTGACAAAACGTTGTGGACACACAAAAGAGCAGAAAGATGTGACAGATGGATGCACTATACATAGTGAAGTCAGTCCACGGGAAGGTGCGAGAGGGTCTAAAAGTGCTCTTACAGCTACTAGCATGTTTCAGAACTGTATCTTGAGTATCTTCTATGCCACATTGGACCATATACCTGCTGTGGTGTGGCAGGTTCTGCATTTAATATCGGACATTTATTTATTCTGGGTTTATAAGCTGCTGAACTATCTGCGCCCAAATTCACGAGTGTTGTACCACGAGGCAAGCAAAGACTTGGCTCATTGCACCACGTACGCAGAATGGCATACCAAGGCGGCAACAGTTGACGAGATAACTGGGGCCAATCTCTGGAGAAggaatttcttttcagGCAGATACGACTTCAATTCGGTGCTGGAGCAGCACGCATACCTGCTAGCGGCTTTAGAAAGCAATAATATTGAAGCAATCAAGGACAAGTTCTCCACGACAGGACCGTCTATGCTGCGGAATTTCGCTGGAATTGTGGACAGGAGACTCTTCACCAAATCCTTGATAGGAACCAAAGTACTCATCGAACAGTACTTGGAAAGGGTGATTGATGGCCTAGACCTGCTGGATGCAGCTGGCACACCTACAACTTTTTTCCAGAGGTGTAAGCTTTCACTGGGCACCACGGCGCTTATTTTACAAGGTGGATCACTCTTCGGAATGTTCCACTTAGGAGTCATCAAAGGTTTGCTGGATCAAAATCTCATCCCCAATGTTGTCAGCGGCAACTCTATGGGAGCCTGCATTGCAAGTCTCTTTGCAAGCATGTCCAATCAAGATTTAGCTGGTCTCTTGTCTGGTGAGAATATTATTAATATGATTAAAATGGATGTTGAATTACTAAGAAGCTGCGGGTACGGCAATGTTGATCAGCATTTAAATTTAGGCTCTCTGATACAAAACCTGATTCATCATGGGTATTCTCAAGACATTTACctttttattcaattcGTGCTAAAATATATTGTCAAGGATttaacttttgaagaagttttccaaaaaaCAGGTAAAGTGCTAAGCATCGTTATCCATCCAACAGATAAATCGTGCCCCAACCTGCTCAATTATGTCACATCCCCCAACGTATTGATAAGCTCAGCCATCCATTGCAGTCTTGGGTCTGGAGTAATATCGACAGATACGAAACTATTATGCCGAAATCTGGATAACGAAAtcgtttcatttttatcgGCAGAAAAGACTGAGGTTACAAAATTCTTAGCTCCCGAGAATGCCAGTGTATTGAATGAAGGCGAGAGTCCGTATACCAGATTAACCGAACTTTTCAATGTTAATAATTTCATAGTATCATTAGCACGGCCTTACCTAGCACCATTAGTTGTTAATGATTTAAAACATGAGATTAAAACTTCAAGATATTACTATTATAAACACTATCCAACGTCTCCTGGTGCGGTTGACCTTTCTGATCTTGGATTTCCCCAGATAAATTTCACAGAAATGGAACCCCTGGCAtataaattcaaatatcATCTAGaaagaaagttgaaaaatataGCAACTATGGAGTTTAGACACAGAATGGAGGTTATGGATAATCTGGGTTTATTGTCATCTTGGATTAAAAGACTTACGATTGACGAAAAGACGCCGAGATCGGCAACAGAAATAACGATTGTCCCCAGCATGCGAAGTTTGTCCTTAACGAGAATAATTGAAGGTCAACTTGGCAACATCCCATACGGTATTACTTGCGGTGAGCAATGCACTTGGCCAGTTCTCTCACTAATCAGAACCAGAACATCTGTAGAATTCAAGCTTGATCAGATTATCAGGGACAGGAAAATAAACTAA